In Alphaproteobacteria bacterium HT1-32, the sequence GCATTGTTGATCAGGATATCGACATTGCCGAATTTCTGCTCAACATCCTTGTACAGCTGTGTCAGCTGGTCTGTGTCCGTGATGTCGCAGGGGAAGGCCATGGCGGCATCACCGATGGCGGCTGCGGCCTCATCAAGGTTCTCCTTCGACCGGGCAACCAGTGCGACCCGTGCACCGCTGGAGGCAAATCGTTCGGCCATCGCGCGGCCCAGTCCCTGACTGGCGCCGGTAATCAGCGCATTGCGCCCTTTAAGTGAAATTTCCATTCTGAGTTCCTTCCGGAATAAGTGGTTGATTTGTTACCATTAGGTCAGAGATTGTGGCGTTCAGAAAGAGAAACAAGCCATGTTCACAAGCGATTATAAGGAACAGCCCTGGTGGTGGGACCGGACACCCCCGCCAGTCCGGACTGAGCAGACACTGTCGGAACGGGCGGATGTTCTTGTTATCGGGGCAGGCTATACCGGGTTGCATGCCGCCATTCAGACAGCACGTGGTGGCCGCCATACGGTGGTTGTGGATGCGGAACATGCGGGCTGGGGCGCGAGTTCCCGCAATGGCGGGCAGATCAGCCGCAGCGTAAAACCGGATTTTGAGAGTCTGAGCCGCAAACACGGCCGGGAGACGGCCTTCGCCATTCATCGGGAAGGCGAGAATTCCATAGATTACACTGAGGATTTTATCGGCAGGGAAGGGATCTCCTGCGATTTCGGCCGGGTCGGACGGTTCCATGCCGCACATAACCCGGCCCGGTTTCGCAGGCTGGTACAGCGGGTGGAGAAACCGGTGCCCGGCCTTGAGGACGGGTCCTACATCATTCCAAAGTCGGAACAGCATTCGGAACTCGGCACCGATCTTTATTTTGGCGGCGCGGTTTCGCCCAACAATGCCTGTCTTGACCCGGCAGCCTATCATCGGGGTGTTCTGACCACGGCGCTGGCCGCAGGGGTGAAGGTTATCTCTCACTGTCCGGCGCTGGATATCCGGCGGGAAGCGTCAGGCTTTACCGTGAAAACGGCGAGGGGGCTTATTCAGGCGAACCGGGTGGTTATCGCGACCAACGGTTATACCGGTGCCCTTACCCCCTGGCATCGCCGTCGCGTCATCCCGATCGGCAGCTACATCATCGCCACTGAACCGCTCGACAAGGCGGTGATGGATCGTCTGATGCCGACGAACCGGGTCATCAGCGATACCCGCAAGGTGGTCTATTATTACCGTCCCAGCCCGGACCGCCGCCGCATCATCTTCGGCGGTCGTGTCTCCATCGGCGAAACCAACCCCCGTCTCAGCGCACCCCGGCTGCACAAGTCTCTCACGGCGATCTTCCCGGAACTGTCGGCGGTCAGGATCAGCCATTCCTGGATGGGATTCGTCGCCTACAGCTTTGATGAACTGATGCATATCGGTGAAGATGACGGCCTGCATTATGCCATGGGCTATTGCGGCTCCGGGGTTGGCATGTCCGGCTATCTCGGCATGCGTGTCGGCCAGCAGGTGCTGGGCCTGAAAGAAGGCAGGACGGCCTTCGACAACCTCCCCTTCCAGACCCGCCCCTTCTACACCGGCAAACCCTGGTTCCTTGCCCCGTCGCTGCTCTATTACAAGCTGATGGACAGCCTGAATATCTGACCAGCGGACAGGCCGGTTTCCTCCGACTTTCACATTCTGAAGCTGTTTCAGGATCCCTGCCGATGGCTTCGGCGGGAAAGGAGGCCTGGGATGATGGCGGAGAATGACCTGATATCCTCTGCCCTCCGGTTTTCCTGTCGCTCGCCGGTGCTTTGTCGCAAACTGCGGGGATGGAGAGAGAAAGCTTCCCAAATGCGGCGCCGGGCCGTCACTGGCATGCCCTGGAAGACGGGCGGGTGCAGTGTGATGTCTGCCCGCGGTTCTGCAAATTGCGGGACGGGCAGCGGGGGCTGTGTTTTGTGCGGGCGAATGATGGCGGGCGCATTGTGCTGACGACGCAGGGGCGGTCGTCCGGGTTCTGTGTCGATCCGATTGAGAAGAAACCGCTGAACCATTTCCTGCCGGGAACGCCGGTGCTGTCTTTCGGCACAGCAGGCTGCAACCTGACCTGCAAGTTCTGCCAGAATTACGACATCTCGAAATCGCGGGAATTGGACAAGTTGCAGGATCAGGCGTCGCCGGAGGCAATTGCCATGGCGGCGGTCTCCAAGGGCTGCCGGTCGGTCGCCTATACCTACAATGATCCGACGATCTTCATGGAATATGCCATCGACGTTGCGCAGGCCTGCCGCGAGCAGGGGGTCAAGTCGGTGGCGGTGACGGCGGGCTATATCGGTGATGCGGCGCGGGCTGAGTTTTACTCTAATCTGGATGCGGCGAATGTCGATCTGAAAG encodes:
- the amrS gene encoding AmmeMemoRadiSam system radical SAM enzyme — its product is MERESFPNAAPGRHWHALEDGRVQCDVCPRFCKLRDGQRGLCFVRANDGGRIVLTTQGRSSGFCVDPIEKKPLNHFLPGTPVLSFGTAGCNLTCKFCQNYDISKSRELDKLQDQASPEAIAMAAVSKGCRSVAYTYNDPTIFMEYAIDVAQACREQGVKSVAVTAGYIGDAARAEFYSNLDAANVDLKAFTERFYRDICSSQLEPVKESLIYLKHETNVWFEITTLLIPDENDSEAEIEELTQWVVEALGVDVPVHFSAFHPDWKMLDKPRTPPETLFRARRIAQKNGIRYAYCGNVHDYNSGTTYCHGCGTPLIGRDWYELSIWNLTHDGHCRTCGTACAGVFDGEPGDWGRKRQRVVMREYAA
- a CDS encoding FAD-dependent oxidoreductase, whose translation is MFTSDYKEQPWWWDRTPPPVRTEQTLSERADVLVIGAGYTGLHAAIQTARGGRHTVVVDAEHAGWGASSRNGGQISRSVKPDFESLSRKHGRETAFAIHREGENSIDYTEDFIGREGISCDFGRVGRFHAAHNPARFRRLVQRVEKPVPGLEDGSYIIPKSEQHSELGTDLYFGGAVSPNNACLDPAAYHRGVLTTALAAGVKVISHCPALDIRREASGFTVKTARGLIQANRVVIATNGYTGALTPWHRRRVIPIGSYIIATEPLDKAVMDRLMPTNRVISDTRKVVYYYRPSPDRRRIIFGGRVSIGETNPRLSAPRLHKSLTAIFPELSAVRISHSWMGFVAYSFDELMHIGEDDGLHYAMGYCGSGVGMSGYLGMRVGQQVLGLKEGRTAFDNLPFQTRPFYTGKPWFLAPSLLYYKLMDSLNI